AAATCAAATTTGGTTCATTCATTTTTTTTGATATAATCAAACAACCATTGTGGAATCTAGATTATAGTatcaaataattaaaagaaaacagTTTGAATTCCTTGATATTTTTTTTCCTGTATTTTTATTTAGATAGGATAATACATCGCATAATACAAATGACAAATAACTAAAAAAACAATAAATAtgaaaaacacaaaaaatataaatataaataattaaataaattatttacatGTTAAAGCTAATATTACTAAAATACACAGATGTCCGGATTTAATTACTAAAAAAAATTATTCCATTTCAGTTTTCACAAACCTTTGTCTTGGATCGAACATTGACAATCTGTCAAATCATGTCCTTTTCATGGAACTGATTGTAATAATTGTCCTCgcgtgaaaaataaaaaaaataaagagaaaaattgCAGACCATAtgattttcatggacaaaaaacCTTGCCCGTTGCAGATGATCTTAGCTGGCTAACCACAATAGGTGAAACTCCAATCATTTTAACACCCAAAAAGTAACTTAAAtggaaaaataattaattcaacAAAGTTTCCATATAAGTTTCCTCTGATCTGACACAATACCATTGGTTGAGTTGTTCATATTTTTGAGTCATTAGACCAGACATTGCTGTTGTTTTTCCCTTTGAATCACAACAATTACTTTTTTGAAGATGTACAACCAAGCTTTAATGGCGGATGCATGGCTAAGGGAAGCTGAAGAAGCATTGAAGTTGGTGGAAGACATAGAAAATAGAGTAAACAACAAGAACCCATCACTTCAAAACCATGGAAATTGCGTTATAGACATTGCCGCTCGTTCCAAGCTTTTAGATGTTGGGATCAAAATTGATCGACTTGAATCACTTCTTAGAAACCCTCCTTCAAAACCCATTTTGTATGTTTGATATTTCTCTCTCAGTTGCATCTTAGATTGTTTGTTTAATTTCCTGCTCTTAATCTGTTTTTATGGTAACCTAACTCGAAATATATTGACTTAAGCATCGAAGAATGTTTCTCCCCTTATCGAAATCTATAAATGGATTGCTTGAATGTTGTATATATATaatgtatgtatttatgtatACGTATCAGACTCTCAACTGAAGTGATGAACTATGTGTTAGATTTGTTCTTATTCTGTTACATAAGTAACCTGTTGCTGCAGTACATTTGCAGAACGAATGAAGATATCGACTATAGATGGAAGATGCTATCGGATATGCAGCTAAGAATCAAAGCTTTGGCTCTTAGACTGTATGCATTACCAACTTCGAGCAGGTATTGTGGTTCTCATGTCGGGGTTCTTTCATTTCGGGCCATTGACTTCGGAAAGTCTATAGTTGATAAATAGGGTGTTCTCCCGGTGCACATGGTCGGATGTTTGTCATATGCAGCCTTTCCCCTGCATTTTGCAGAGAGGCTGGCTGTTACCATGTCCCGAA
Above is a genomic segment from Gossypium arboreum isolate Shixiya-1 chromosome 8, ASM2569848v2, whole genome shotgun sequence containing:
- the LOC108469161 gene encoding uncharacterized protein LOC108469161, which codes for MYNQALMADAWLREAEEALKLVEDIENRVNNKNPSLQNHGNCVIDIAARSKLLDVGIKIDRLESLLRNPPSKPILTNEDIDYRWKMLSDMQLRIKALALRLYALPTSSRPGNSIHGNHNDMNKIITDNIQDRTKSFLSEEDRELFRPLIANDVSMTSQVQTKQGSTSTPLSFLQKICWFFGAILGLAALTFILILICAVI